A segment of the Pseudomonadota bacterium genome:
CTTTAGCTACTTTATCCAACGTCTTAATTGTCGGATTAAATTTACTGTTTTCTACATTTACAATTGTGCTTAATGATAAATCAGCCCTTTTTGAAAGCCTGTCCTGTGAAATACCTCTTTTTTTTCTTACCTTTATTATGTTTCCAGATAGGTT
Coding sequences within it:
- a CDS encoding helix-turn-helix transcriptional regulator, which produces MIARTKQKKDTVNNTLKSNLSGNIIKVRKKRGISQDRLSKRADLSLSTIVNVENSKFNPTIKTLDKVAKGLEVPIYSLFMDTCPVR